One window from the genome of Megalobrama amblycephala isolate DHTTF-2021 linkage group LG4, ASM1881202v1, whole genome shotgun sequence encodes:
- the LOC125266087 gene encoding leukocyte elastase inhibitor-like: MESLTRANSLFALDLYRALSSRNTEGNMFFSPLSISTALCMVYLGARGHTSEEMAKVLSFGSVSDVHSHFKTLTSSINSPSASYMLKLANRLYGEKSFSFLREYLDSSLKLYHADLQAVDFIGASEKSRQLINKWVESQTENKIKDLLQPNLVTEWTRLVVVNVIQFKGKWMHRFEEKDTKEMPFKINQNERRPVEMMYQNDKFPFRSIPEYELQVLELTYVEEELSMLILLPNETQDGSDPLLKLESELTLDKLLDWTKRDKMSRWMQIIVHLPKFKLEIESSLSEILQEMGMISVFQETEADLTGMSSQDGLYVSAVVHKACVEVNEDGTEAWAVSALLNPVGYARQQFQSFTADHPFMFFIRHNPTNSILFLGRFRGPS; this comes from the exons ATGGAGAGTCTCACTCGTGCTAACAGTCTCTTCGCTCTGGATCTCTATCGGGCTCTGAGCTCGAGGAACACCGAGGGAAACATGTTCTTCTCCCCACTGAGCATCAGCACAGCGCTCTGCATGGTCTACCTGGGAGCCCGAGGACACACATCTGAAGAAATGGCAAAA GTTTTGTCCTTCGGTTCAGTCTCTGATGTTCACTCTCATTTTAAGACCCTCACTTCATCAATCAACAGTCCATCAGCCTCCTACATGCTCAAACTGGCCAACCGCCTCTATGGAGAGAAATCCTTCAGCTTCTTACGT GAGTATTTGGACTCCAGCCTGAAGCTGTACCACGCTGACCTTCAGGCTGTGGACTTCATTGGAGCATCTGAGAAGTCAAGACAGCTCATTAACAAATGGGTGGAAAGTCAGACAGAGA ataaaattaAGGATCTTCTTCAGCCTAATTTGGTAACTGAGTGGACTAGGCTAGTTGTGGTTAATGTCATCCAATTCAAAGGGAAATGGATGCACAGATTTGAAGAAAAAGACACTAAAGAAATGCCATTTAAAATAAACCAG AATGAGCGCCGGCCTGTGGAAATGATGTACCAGAATGATAAATTCCCCTTCAGAAGCATCCCAGAGTATGAACTGCAGGTGCTGGAGTTGACATACGTAGAGGAGGAGCTCAGCATGTTGATCCTTCTTCCAAATGAAACTCAGGATGGCTCGGACCCTCTTCTGAAG cTGGAGAGCGAGTTAACCCTTGACAAGCTGCTTGATTGGACCAAAAGAGACAAAATGTCCAGATGGATGCAAATCATTGTCCATTTGCCGAAGTTCAAGCTGGAGATTGAGAGCTCCCTATCAGAAATACTGCAAGAGATGGGTATGATCTCTGTGTTCCAGGAAACAGAGGCTGATCTGACAGGCATGAGCAGTCAGGACGGCCTCTACGTGTCAGCGGTGGTTCATAAGGCCTGTGTCGAAGTGAATGAGGACGGCACTGAGGCATGGGCAGTCAGTGCATTGCTAAATCCGGTAGGCTATGCTCGTCAACAATTTCAGAGTTTCACAGCCGATCACCCCTTCATGTTCTTCATCCGGCACAACCCCACTAACAGCATCCTCTTCCTCGGCAGATTTAGAGGCCCATCCTAG